A genome region from Lactobacillus sp. ESL0791 includes the following:
- a CDS encoding PTS sugar transporter subunit IIC, producing the protein MAWWQILLLTLYAGYEILDELQIYSSLNTPVGAGLIAGLVMGDLKTGLFIGAGMQLMVLGVGTFGGASKIDATTGTVLATAFSTSVRGMSPQTAISSIAVPVAAIMVELDVLARFANTYFSHRIDHLIDQDKINYKAVERNVLYGAIPWALSRAIPVFIALAFGQGLVQTIANALNGQLSWLGTGLTLAGATLPAVGFAILLRNLPVKKHIAYLILGFTLTTLFSVLFTNVQTLGVGVAAINKTFVGGFNGLSMLAMALIGLALAILHYKNLPASKPAAETATSQKVSSVDDGGEITDDEL; encoded by the coding sequence ATGGCTTGGTGGCAAATATTATTATTAACTTTGTATGCCGGATATGAAATTCTTGATGAATTGCAAATTTATTCATCGCTGAATACACCTGTTGGTGCTGGCTTGATTGCTGGTTTAGTTATGGGTGATTTGAAAACCGGCTTATTCATTGGTGCAGGAATGCAATTGATGGTTTTAGGTGTTGGTACCTTTGGTGGTGCTTCTAAGATTGATGCGACGACCGGTACGGTTCTGGCAACAGCTTTCTCAACCAGTGTTAGGGGCATGAGTCCACAAACAGCAATTTCTTCAATTGCCGTTCCCGTTGCCGCAATCATGGTTGAACTAGACGTGTTAGCGCGTTTTGCCAACACATACTTCTCACACAGAATTGACCACTTAATTGACCAAGACAAGATTAATTATAAGGCGGTTGAACGAAACGTCCTTTATGGTGCGATTCCTTGGGCTTTGTCTCGTGCAATTCCTGTCTTTATTGCTTTAGCTTTTGGTCAAGGTTTGGTTCAAACAATTGCTAATGCCTTGAATGGTCAGTTAAGCTGGCTTGGTACCGGTTTAACCCTTGCGGGTGCTACCCTTCCAGCTGTCGGCTTTGCGATTTTGCTCAGAAACCTTCCGGTTAAAAAGCATATTGCATACTTAATTCTTGGCTTCACATTAACGACATTGTTCTCAGTATTGTTTACAAATGTTCAAACATTAGGTGTAGGCGTTGCTGCTATTAACAAGACTTTTGTAGGTGGCTTTAATGGCTTATCAATGCTGGCAATGGCTCTGATTGGCCTTGCGCTTGCAATTCTACACTACAAGAATTTGCCTGCTTCTAAACCAGCAGCGGAGACTGCAACTAGTCAAAAAGTATCAAGTGTTGATGATGGAGGAGAGATTACTGATGACGAACTCTAA
- a CDS encoding PTS sugar transporter subunit IIB — protein sequence MNIVGARVDQRLVHGQVANLWTPNLQVERIIVVDDDASKSDIQKSGLRMATPMTTRLSVLTADVAADHLNNERYGKQRLFIVAKRPERFLDLIDRGVKIETVNVGNMPKGDDTTALTKQVSVNQADVEVFKQLIDKGVKLTVQLTPRDDSHDLMKLIDEKMK from the coding sequence ATGAACATAGTGGGTGCAAGAGTTGATCAACGTTTGGTTCACGGTCAAGTTGCTAATCTTTGGACACCGAATCTTCAAGTTGAGCGCATTATCGTTGTTGATGACGATGCCTCGAAGAGCGATATTCAAAAGAGCGGCTTGCGAATGGCGACGCCGATGACAACGAGATTGAGTGTTTTGACGGCTGATGTTGCTGCAGATCATTTGAATAATGAGCGTTATGGCAAGCAACGGCTTTTCATTGTTGCTAAACGGCCTGAACGCTTCCTTGATTTAATTGATCGAGGAGTGAAAATTGAGACTGTCAACGTTGGTAACATGCCTAAGGGAGATGATACTACTGCTTTGACCAAGCAGGTTAGTGTTAACCAGGCTGATGTTGAGGTTTTTAAGCAGCTTATTGATAAAGGTGTAAAACTTACGGTTCAGTTAACTCCACGTGATGATTCACATGATCTGATGAAACTGATAGATGAAAAGATGAAGTAG